A window of Macrotis lagotis isolate mMagLag1 chromosome X, bilby.v1.9.chrom.fasta, whole genome shotgun sequence contains these coding sequences:
- the FBXL18 gene encoding F-box/LRR-repeat protein 18 isoform X2, translating to MPNEDESNTIDLMNSINLMEFSDEILLHILSYIPSTDLILNVRRTCRKLAILCLDKSLTHTVLLHRDYQASEDKVKQLVREIGKEIHQLNMAGCYWLSGTTIEHVTRCRNLVKVNLSGCHLTSIRLSKMLSALQHLRSLAIDVNPGFDASQLSSECKATLSRVLELKQTLYTPSYGVVPCCTSLEKLLLYFEILDRTREGAILSGQLMVGQSNVPHYQNLRVFYARLAPGYINQEVVRLYLAVLSDRTPENLHAFLISVPGSFAESGATKNLLDSMARNVSLDALQLPKSWLNGSSLLQNMKFNNPFYFSFSRCTLSGGHLIQRVINGGKDLKSLASLNLSGCIHCLSPDSLFRKAEDDIDSSILETLVMSCCNLKHLNLSAAHHHSSEDLGKHLCQLLAQLQHLRSLSLPVCSIADSAPKADKAPTQMVTNAVPRGFGKKVRIGVQTYPRIMPSESVSQKPSSVFWTLLENVPFLETLELIGSNFSSAMPRNEPAIRNSLPPCSRAQNVGDAEVAAIGQLAFLRNLTLAQLPSILTGSGLISIGLQCQQLQTLSLANLGMMGKVVYMSALSDMLKHCKKLKDLRLEQPYFSANAQFFQALSHCSSLQRLCIISRSGTLQSDAVMSFMGSCLGLIMCHMFTGESLTACKNLQQSIVRSFQAERPALNVVIFPLLHEGLTDVIRDVPMMHLDEITLFKSRVAEEPPNLWW from the exons ATGCCAAATGAAGATGAATCAAACACCATTGACCTAATGAATAGCATAAACCTAATGGAGTTTTCTGATGAGATCCTTTTGCACATTCTGAGTTATATCCCCAGTACAGACTTGATTTTGAATGTTAGGAGAACCTGCAGAAAGTTGGCAATTCTTTGTCTTGACAAAAGTCTTACTCATACAGTACTGCTTCATAGGGATTATCAG GCCAGTGAAGATAAAGTGAAACAATTGGTGAGGGAGATTGGGAAAGAGATTCACCAACTGAACATGGCAGGCTGCTATTGGTTGTCTGGTACCACAATTGAGCATGTGACCCGCTGCAGGAACCTAGTGAAAGTGAACTTGTCGGGCTGCCATCTTACCTCCATCCGACTCTCTAAGATGCTGTCAGCCCTCCAGCATTTACGCTCTCTGGCCATCGATGTCAACCCAGGTTTTGATGCCAGCCAGTTGAGCAGTGAATGTAAAGCTACTCTCAGCCGGGTGTTAGAATTGAAACAGACCCTATATACACCATCATATGGGGTGGTACCTTGCTGTACCAGTCTTGAAAAACTACTGCTTTATTTTGAAATCCTAGACCGTACCCGAGAAGGAGCAATTCTCTCAGGCCAGCTAATGGTGGGTCAGAGCAATGTCCCCCACTACCAGAATCTTCGTGTGTTTTATGCTAGATTGGCCCCTGGCTACATCAATCAGGAGGTAGTGAGGCTGTATTTGGCTGTGCTCAGTGATCGAACTCCTGAAAACCTTCATGCTTTTCTCATTTCAGTTCCGGGTAGCTTTGCAGAGAGTGGAGCCACCAAAAACCTACTGGACTCCATGGCTCGCAATGTCTCCTTGGATGCATTGCAACTTCCCAAATCCTGGCTTAATGGCTCCTCGCTACTTCAAAATATGAAGTTCAACAACCCTTTTTACTTCAGTTTCAGCCGTTGTACTTTGTCTGGAGGACACCTGATTCAGAGAGTAATTAATGGGGGAAAAGACCTCAAAAGCTTAGCCAGCTTGAATCTCAGTGGTTGTATTCATTGTCTGTCTCCAGACTCATTATTTCGCAAAGCAGAGGATGATATTGATAGCAGCATCCTGGAAACATTGGTTATGTCCTGCTGCAATCTGAAACACTTAAATCTATCTGCTGCACACCACCACAGCTCTGAAGATTTGGGGAAGCATTTGTGTCAACTCTTAGCTCAGCTTCAACACCTACGTTCTTTATCCCTTCCTGTTTGTTCCATTGCAGACTCTGCACCAAAGGCAGATAAGGCACCCACACAGATGGTGACTAATGCAGTGCCCCGAGGATTTGGGAAGAAAGTCCGAATTGGAGTGCAAACATATCCCAGGATCATGCCTTCTGAGTCAGTGAGTCAGAAGCCATCCTCTGTTTTCTGGACTCTTCTGGAGAATGTGCCATTTTTGGAAACCCTGGAGTTAATTGggtccaatttttcttctgccatGCCCCGGAATGAGCCTGCCATTCGAAACTCACTACCCCCCTGCAGCCGTGCACAGAACGTTGGGGATGCTGAGGTGGCTGCCATTGGCCAGCTGGCATTTTTACGAAATTTGACATTGGCCCAGCTGCCCAGCATTCTTACAGGTTCTGGGCTCATTAGCATTGGGTTGCAGTGCCAGCAACTGCAGACACTATCACTGGCTAATCTGGGCATGATGGGGAAAGTGGTCTACATGTCTGCCCTCTCTGATATGCTAAAGCACTGCAAAAAGCTAAAAGATCTCAG acTAGAGCAGCCCTACTTCAGTGCGAATGCTCAGTTTTTCCAGGCTCTGAGTCATTGCTCTTCTCTTCAGCGCCTCTGTATCATCTCCCGAAGCGGTACTCTGCAGTCAGATGCTGTGATGTCATTCATGGGCAGCTGCCTTGGACTCATCATGTGTCACATGTTTACAGGAGAGTCCCTTACCGCCTGTAAGAATCTTCAGCAGTCCATTGTTCGAAG
- the FBXL18 gene encoding F-box/LRR-repeat protein 18 isoform X1, with translation MSNSGEEMPNEDESNTIDLMNSINLMEFSDEILLHILSYIPSTDLILNVRRTCRKLAILCLDKSLTHTVLLHRDYQASEDKVKQLVREIGKEIHQLNMAGCYWLSGTTIEHVTRCRNLVKVNLSGCHLTSIRLSKMLSALQHLRSLAIDVNPGFDASQLSSECKATLSRVLELKQTLYTPSYGVVPCCTSLEKLLLYFEILDRTREGAILSGQLMVGQSNVPHYQNLRVFYARLAPGYINQEVVRLYLAVLSDRTPENLHAFLISVPGSFAESGATKNLLDSMARNVSLDALQLPKSWLNGSSLLQNMKFNNPFYFSFSRCTLSGGHLIQRVINGGKDLKSLASLNLSGCIHCLSPDSLFRKAEDDIDSSILETLVMSCCNLKHLNLSAAHHHSSEDLGKHLCQLLAQLQHLRSLSLPVCSIADSAPKADKAPTQMVTNAVPRGFGKKVRIGVQTYPRIMPSESVSQKPSSVFWTLLENVPFLETLELIGSNFSSAMPRNEPAIRNSLPPCSRAQNVGDAEVAAIGQLAFLRNLTLAQLPSILTGSGLISIGLQCQQLQTLSLANLGMMGKVVYMSALSDMLKHCKKLKDLRLEQPYFSANAQFFQALSHCSSLQRLCIISRSGTLQSDAVMSFMGSCLGLIMCHMFTGESLTACKNLQQSIVRSFQAERPALNVVIFPLLHEGLTDVIRDVPMMHLDEITLFKSRVAEEPPNLWW, from the exons GAGATGCCAAATGAAGATGAATCAAACACCATTGACCTAATGAATAGCATAAACCTAATGGAGTTTTCTGATGAGATCCTTTTGCACATTCTGAGTTATATCCCCAGTACAGACTTGATTTTGAATGTTAGGAGAACCTGCAGAAAGTTGGCAATTCTTTGTCTTGACAAAAGTCTTACTCATACAGTACTGCTTCATAGGGATTATCAG GCCAGTGAAGATAAAGTGAAACAATTGGTGAGGGAGATTGGGAAAGAGATTCACCAACTGAACATGGCAGGCTGCTATTGGTTGTCTGGTACCACAATTGAGCATGTGACCCGCTGCAGGAACCTAGTGAAAGTGAACTTGTCGGGCTGCCATCTTACCTCCATCCGACTCTCTAAGATGCTGTCAGCCCTCCAGCATTTACGCTCTCTGGCCATCGATGTCAACCCAGGTTTTGATGCCAGCCAGTTGAGCAGTGAATGTAAAGCTACTCTCAGCCGGGTGTTAGAATTGAAACAGACCCTATATACACCATCATATGGGGTGGTACCTTGCTGTACCAGTCTTGAAAAACTACTGCTTTATTTTGAAATCCTAGACCGTACCCGAGAAGGAGCAATTCTCTCAGGCCAGCTAATGGTGGGTCAGAGCAATGTCCCCCACTACCAGAATCTTCGTGTGTTTTATGCTAGATTGGCCCCTGGCTACATCAATCAGGAGGTAGTGAGGCTGTATTTGGCTGTGCTCAGTGATCGAACTCCTGAAAACCTTCATGCTTTTCTCATTTCAGTTCCGGGTAGCTTTGCAGAGAGTGGAGCCACCAAAAACCTACTGGACTCCATGGCTCGCAATGTCTCCTTGGATGCATTGCAACTTCCCAAATCCTGGCTTAATGGCTCCTCGCTACTTCAAAATATGAAGTTCAACAACCCTTTTTACTTCAGTTTCAGCCGTTGTACTTTGTCTGGAGGACACCTGATTCAGAGAGTAATTAATGGGGGAAAAGACCTCAAAAGCTTAGCCAGCTTGAATCTCAGTGGTTGTATTCATTGTCTGTCTCCAGACTCATTATTTCGCAAAGCAGAGGATGATATTGATAGCAGCATCCTGGAAACATTGGTTATGTCCTGCTGCAATCTGAAACACTTAAATCTATCTGCTGCACACCACCACAGCTCTGAAGATTTGGGGAAGCATTTGTGTCAACTCTTAGCTCAGCTTCAACACCTACGTTCTTTATCCCTTCCTGTTTGTTCCATTGCAGACTCTGCACCAAAGGCAGATAAGGCACCCACACAGATGGTGACTAATGCAGTGCCCCGAGGATTTGGGAAGAAAGTCCGAATTGGAGTGCAAACATATCCCAGGATCATGCCTTCTGAGTCAGTGAGTCAGAAGCCATCCTCTGTTTTCTGGACTCTTCTGGAGAATGTGCCATTTTTGGAAACCCTGGAGTTAATTGggtccaatttttcttctgccatGCCCCGGAATGAGCCTGCCATTCGAAACTCACTACCCCCCTGCAGCCGTGCACAGAACGTTGGGGATGCTGAGGTGGCTGCCATTGGCCAGCTGGCATTTTTACGAAATTTGACATTGGCCCAGCTGCCCAGCATTCTTACAGGTTCTGGGCTCATTAGCATTGGGTTGCAGTGCCAGCAACTGCAGACACTATCACTGGCTAATCTGGGCATGATGGGGAAAGTGGTCTACATGTCTGCCCTCTCTGATATGCTAAAGCACTGCAAAAAGCTAAAAGATCTCAG acTAGAGCAGCCCTACTTCAGTGCGAATGCTCAGTTTTTCCAGGCTCTGAGTCATTGCTCTTCTCTTCAGCGCCTCTGTATCATCTCCCGAAGCGGTACTCTGCAGTCAGATGCTGTGATGTCATTCATGGGCAGCTGCCTTGGACTCATCATGTGTCACATGTTTACAGGAGAGTCCCTTACCGCCTGTAAGAATCTTCAGCAGTCCATTGTTCGAAG